The following are encoded together in the Penicillium digitatum chromosome 3, complete sequence genome:
- a CDS encoding MYB DNA binding protein (Tbf1), putative — protein MVETRGVRPSFDGQETSDFPPFPSDGGDIDQKVPHSLEDEEHGSPPAAKKRRTGDGPSGDISLPDDVILMADQHGPGHKIEEELASALGEGVIDTVEPSDHNINQTLQHVTHDAHDISTGVVTTQDGTSDLSPDVATIISEIMDHTERQEQTVAMGPQELPPSNDFPGARGFAFLKANSHLKIQSLPILDNLSTQILSFLSKNTYQDLTAMVSEPDSENGQAYATMRSLFDHTKRVYTVKHSFLQPTDLEITDPSQIDVIRKANLASFVSSIFGSQEIGFADLNDHFLDVFVPEGGRLLKVQGALYLELKTQAFIAAMHHKSLTRTQLLYNLFPDDMEQRLLARRPGTRQLAPSETDFVNRLTSRRDILLNEINNEEALNALPDKYHWEDFLRDLSSYISKNFDAINTQQGKKTVKGRQPSSSNGDAHELPNTTHQGQFSLNQQVEVPVDRNMHGDLVARAARAAQIALQGHGLRRSQQQSQQQHQQQQPQQTQSQASPSPLPQQPQHQQPPPQQQQQQQTSQPENQYLHGYTAAQQPQPAHQQYHHSPTPPGGYQAQQASPLTFQQSPLQATFQQYNPNAAQAMQARANGMSSNHGYMPGIPHYSQSQPTQVLYERARMAASAKSSPTSRKSGLPSQRRPWTTEEENALMAGLDRVKGPHWSQILAMFGPGGTISEALKDRNQVQLKDKARNLKLFFLKSGIEVPYYLKFVTGELKTRAPAQAAKREARERQKKQGEEDKAHVEGIKGMMALAGAHGAPVSGHDMSASPSLPPDANSQSVFDQTAEQNLMQTLSQEVHGSQYPQQHAQPTPDHIDPHMQLGQ, from the exons ATGGTCGAGACTCGAGGCGTGCGGCCATCATTCGATGGCCAAGAAACATCTGACTTTCCTCCATTCCCCTCTGATGGAGGTGACATTG ACCAAAAAGTACCTCATTCtctcgaggatgaggaaCATGGCTCACCTCCGGCTGCCAAAAAGCGCCGTACAGGCGATGGCCCCAGCGGCGATATTTCTCTACCTGACGATGTCATCTTGATGGCCGATCAGCATGGCCCTGGTCAcaaaattgaagaagaatTAGCCTCAGCTCTCGGCGAAGGCGTTATTGACACCGTTGAGCCCAGCGATCATAACATAAACCAAACTCTTCAGCATGTCACTCATGACGCTCATGATATCTCTACTGGGGTCGTGACCACCCAGGACGGTACCTCTGATCTCAGCCCTGACGTGGCCACAATTATTTCCGAGATCATGGATCACACAGAGCGTCAGGAGCAAACCGTTGCAATGGGACCTCAAGAACTACCACCGTCGAATGATTTTCCGGGAGCCAGAGGTTTTGCTTTCCTCAAGGCCAACTCTCACCTCAAGATCCAGAGTCTCCCCATCCTGGACAATCTC TCTACGCAAATATTGTCGTTCCTTTCGAAGAACACCTACCAAGACCTGACGGCCATGGTGTCAGAACCTGACTCCGAAAATGGCCAAGCATATGCCACCATGCGCTCCTTATTTGATCACACAAAACGAGTATATACCGTCAAGCACTCATTCCTCCAGCCTACGGACCTTGAAATCACAGACCCTTCTCAAATTGATGTCATTCGCAAAGCGAACCTGGCGTCCTTCGTCTCGAGCATCTTCGGATCCCAGGAAATCGGATTTGCGGACCTCAATGATCATTTCCTAGACGTGTTTGTACCTGAAGGTGGTCGTTTGCTGAAGGTTCAAGGTGCTTTGTACCTCGAACTCAAGACGCAGGCTTTCATTGCAGCCATGCATCACAAATCTCTCACCCGAACGCAGCTCCTCTACAATCTGTTCCCGGACGACATGGAACAGCGGTTGCTGGCGAGACGCCCTGGTACCCGACAGCTGGCACCTTCAGAGACAGATTTCGTGAACCGTCTCACTTCTCGACGTGACATTCTTCTCAATGAAATCAACAATGAGGAGGCACTGAATGCCCTGCCGGATAAATACCACTGGGAAGATTTCCTACGAGATCTTAGCTCCTACATTTCGAAGAACTTCGATGCCATAAATACCCAACAG GGAAAGAAAACCGTCAAGGGACGCCAGCCCTCGAGTTCAAATGGCGATGCTCACGAGTTACCCAACACCACCCATCAGGGTCAATTCTCGCTCAACCAACAAGTGGAAGTCCCTGTGGACCGAAACATGCATGGCGACCTTGTTGCGCGTGCTGCCCGAGCTGCGCAGATTGCCCTACAGGGCCATGGCCTCCGACGATCTCAGCAGCAGTCGCAACAACAGcatcaacaacaacagcCCCAACAGACCCAGTCTCAGGCTAGTCCATCGCCTCTACCGCAGCAACCCCAGCACCAACAGCCGCCACcacaacagcagcagcaacaacagACAAGCCAACCCGAGAACCAATATCTTCATGGCTACACTGCTGCGCAACAACCGCAGCCAGCTCACCAACAATATCATCATAGTCCTACCCCCCCTGGAGGTTATCAAGCACAGCAGGCTTCCCCCTTGACTTTCCAACAAAGCCCGTTGCAGGCCACCTTCCAGCAATACAACCCCAATGCAGCGCAAGCTATGCAAGCCAGGGCGAATGGCATGTCGTCCAACCATGGGTACATGCCGGGGATACCCCATTATTCTCAGTCACAGCCCACTCAGGTTCTCTACGAACGTGCCCGAATGGCTGCATCCGCGAAGTCGTCTCCAACCAGCCGCAAATCTGGTCTTCCCAGCCAACGTCGACCTTGGACCACCGAAGAAGAGAATGCGTTGATGGCCGGCTTGGACCGCGTTAAGGGCCCCCATTGGAGTCAGATTCTTGCTATGTTTGGACCTGGTGGAACGATCAGCGAAGCACTCAAAGATCGCAATCAGGTACAGCTTAAAGACAAGGCTCGCAACCTGaagctcttcttcttgaAGAGTGGAATTGAAGTACCATACTACCTGAAGTTCGTCACTGGTGAATTGAAAACCCGTGCTCCCGCCCAGGCAGCCAAGCGCGAAGCCCGCGAAAGACAGAAGAAGCAGGGTGAAGAAGACAAGGCTCATGTGGAAGGAATCAAGGGTATGATGGCGCTTGCTGGAGCTCATGGGGCACCCGTGTCGGGCCATGATATGTCCGCCTCGCCCAGCCTTCCACCGGATGCCAACAGCCAATCCGTCTTTGATCAAACCGCGGAACAGAACCTCATGCAGACTTTGAGCCAGGAGGTGCACGGAAGTCAGTACCCTCAGCAGCACGCTCAGCCAACTCCTGACCATATCGATCCTCATATGCAGCTGGGACAGTAG
- a CDS encoding TFIID and and SAGA complex TAF10 subunit, putative: protein MTDSQTSQPPQPTPQNGSQEHPPPSESEDNIKTEYDLDASIENDVDMNIETQTEANVNASAPGQDPMAPAPEPSKKETSLREFLGKMDDYAPIIPDAVTAHYLTLAGLPPPGTGPGQTPPHLARLLALAAQKFVSDIAADSYQFARIRASNSSSANNPIGSLAAAAGLGAPTGAGGAPAPGGDGSKGNKASTHLGIQRPGFGGGGSGGSGQGRTVLTMEDLGMAVSEYGVSVKRGEFYR, encoded by the exons ATGACCGATTCTCAAACATCGCAACCTCCCCAACCCACACCTCAGAACGGATCACAAGAGCATCCTCCTCCGTCCGAATCCGAAGATAACATCAAAACCGAATACGATCTTGATGCTTCCATCGAAAACGACGTCGATATGAACATTGAAACCCAAACTGAAGCGAACGTGAACGCCAGTGCGCCTGGTCAAGATCCCATGGCCCCCGCGCCAGAACCCTCCAAGAAGGAAACAAGCTTGCGCGAGTTCCTCGGCAAAATGGACGACTATGCACCAATC ATTCCCGACGCAGTCACCGCCCACTACCTCACCCTCGCCGGTCTTCCACCCCCAGGCACAGGGCCCGGCCAAACCCCACCTCACCTAGCGCGACTCCTGGCGCTTGCCGCACAAAAGTTTGTCTCGGACATTGCAGCGGACTCGTACCAATTTGCCCGTATCCGCGCCTCAAACAGCTCCTCTGCAAACAACCCCATCGGCAGTCTAGCAGCTGCAGCTGGTCTCGGCGCTCCGACTGGCGCAGGCGGTGCCCCAGCTCCGGGGGGTGATGGCAGCAAGGGTAACAAAGCCAGCACTCATCTTGGTATCCAACGGCCTGGATTTGGAGGTGGTGGCTCTGGAGGCTCTGGCCAGGGACGGACAGTGTTGACCATGGAGGACCTTGGAATGGCTGTTTCAGAATATGGAGTCAGCGTGAAGCGAGGCGAGTTCTACAGGTAG
- a CDS encoding mitochondrial 37S ribosomal protein uS19m — MFPTRALFGRSVWKGPNIVPLPLPRTFPPPPNTPPIRTTKRAATILPNFVGLRFAVHNGKTYVEIQVTEEMVGRKLGEYVATRKRFTYKQSKNK; from the exons ATGTTCCCCACACGCGCCCTTTTCGGCCGGTCCGTTTGGAAAG GCCCCAATATTGTCCC CCTCCCTCTCCCTCGCACCTTTCCTCCTCCACCCAACACTCCCCCGATCCGCACCACGAAACGCGCAGCAACCATCCTCCCGAACTTTGTTGGTCTGCGCTTTGCCGTGCACAATGGCAAGACATATGTTGAGATCCAGGTGACAGAGGAAATGGTCGGACGGAAGCTTGGAGAATATGTTGC GACCCGCAAGCGCTTCACATACAAGCAGTCTAAGAACAAATAA
- a CDS encoding Amino acid transporter, transmembrane, with amino-acid sequence MEGNRNQVARTMREIPEEIEEYLDRNSYQFDELIGPLSSIFWLAGLDKLVDAMYDPSIVLQDEVRAIPINVRVTWILEHLIEEGKVPRSMYDRYFFGFDQPPVVIMPIRLDPIPSQVGYRYALQRTEELFPAYRPQCLPRDIATVRVKRSQNKHCLTAKILEGYVSKLGGGSFLYRVSTRTALAALMAFFAPVIHNNTLDNELGPGIYTSNSLEWVLRFSSINNALLVFKNTDFRTLEVWNPPVSDWQHNVATWTRKSLSNVPDSVPLESKTADVTQGPISESNSRKNCLPAPGKVSQRVAASYAGCVALSASLAIIIWFE; translated from the exons ATGGAGGGAAATCGAAATCAAGTCGCTCGTACGATGA GAGAAATTCCCGAGGAGATCGAAGAGTACCTCGACAGAAACAGCTATC AATTTGATGAGCTGATTGGCCCTTTGAGCAGCATTTTTTGGCTAGCAGGGCTCGACAAGCTGGTCGATGCAATGTACGACCCATCCATTGTCCTCCAAGACGAGGTACGGGCCATCCCGATAAATGTCCGCGTAACATGGATCCTGGAGCACCTAATCGAAGAGGGCAAAGTTCCAAGATCGATGTATGATCGGTATTTCTTTGGATTCGACCAGCCCCCGGTGGTAATTATGCCAATCCGGCTCGATCCAATCCCCTCCCAAGTTGGATACCGATACGCACTTCAGAGAACGGAGGAGCTGTTTCCGGCATACAGACCCCAGTGCCTACCGCGAGATATCGCTACCGTTCGAGTCAAGAGAAGCCAAAACAAACACTGCCTAACCGCGAAGATCCTTGAAGGCTACGTTAGCAAGCTGGGCGGTGGATCATTCTTATACCGAGTGTCTACTCGGACCGCATTGGCTGCCTTGATGGCTTTTTTCGCCCCGGTCATCCATAACAACACCCTTGACAACGAGTTGGGGCCAGGCATTTACACATCCAACTCTCTTGAATGGGTACTGAGATTTAGTTCCATCAACAATGCATTGTTGGTCTTCAAAAACACAGATTTTCGCACTTTAGAGGTGTGGAATCCCCCCGTTTCCGACTGGCAGCATAATGTTGCGACTTGGACCCGAAAATCTCTATCAAACGTACCAGATTCAGTACCCCTGGAATCGAAAACTGCCGACGTGACTCAAGGGCCAATCTCAGAGTCAAATTCACGGAAGAACTGTCTGCCAGCGCCTGGAAAGGTCTCACAGAGAGTTGCAGCTAGTTATGCGGGATGTGTAGCGCTTTCTGCATCACTAGCGATAATAATCTGGTTCGAGTAG
- a CDS encoding Serine/threonine protein kinase (Nrc-2), putative: MTQLFASSPSAVTNNEKRGNFPALSLPSRKHSNESSHLPTRIKNFFRINSSSHSPQLNTSGSTERERENHGAAKNEKSAFRQSRFLSGKGRNRSTTVASEGNPLDDAVSPTASANPYFAHQGQPALRHRNDGSVPSSPPDTPQLQVTGVSAVEQATTANKEELARKLRRVASAPNAQGLFKSGQGDRPQTAELGKQPLVEQSGGSMGLTASGNSNLAIPSSLSSDFGSNAAFRRTYSSNSIKVRNVEVGPASFDKIKLIGKGDVGKVYLVREKKSSRLYAMKVLSKKEMIKRNKIKRALAEQEILATSNHPFIVTLYHSFQSEDFLYLCMEYCSGGEFFRTLQTRPGKSISEDAARFYAAEVIAALEYLHLMGFIYRDLKPENILLHQSGHIMLSDFDLSKQSGPGGAPTMIPARSGGNSTTGLPTIDTKSCIADFRTNSFVGTEEYIAPEVIKGCGHTSAVDWWTLGILIYEMLYGTTPFKGKNRNATFASILRDEVNFPEHSGAQQTSSLCKALIRKLLIKDETKRLGARAGASDVKTHPFFRQTQWALIRHMKPPMIPHQGRVGTDTVNFRNVKESASVDIGGTDSTKMKGVPMDSGLATPNGEVNDPFEDFNSVTLHHEGDM, encoded by the exons ATGACACAGCTCTTCGCCTCCAGTCCGTCCGCGGTGACAAATAATGAGAAGCGCGGGAATTTCCCCGctctctctcttccatcGCGAAAACATTCCAACGAGTCTAGCCACTTGCCTACGAGGATTAAGAACTTTTTTCGTATCAACAGCTCAAGCCATTCTCCCCAACTCAACACCTCTGGGAGTACCGAACGCGAACGGGAAAACCATGGGGCGGCCAAAAACGAGAAGTCTGCTTTCCGGCAGTCTCGATTCCTGTCAGGCAAAGGCCGCAATCGATCAACAACTGTTGCCAGTGAAGGCAACCCACTTGACGACGCAGTTTCACCTACCGCATCCGCCAACCCATACTTTGCCCACCAGGGTCAACCAGCATTGCGACACCGCAATGATGGGTCAGTGCCTTCCTCTCCTCCTGACACCCCCCAGTTACAAGTCACGGGGGTCTCGGCAGTAGAACAGGCGACTACTGCAAACAAAGAGGAATTAGCGCGCAAGTTACGACGTGTGGCTTCTGCCCCGAATGCCCAAGGCCTATTCAAAAGTGGCCAGGGTGACCGTCCTCAGACAGCAGAACTGGGCAAGCAGCCCCTGGTGGAACAGTCTGGCGGATCAATGGGCCTCACAGCCAGTGGGAATTCCAATCTAGcgataccatcttcacttAGCTCAGATTTTGGCAGTAACGCTGCTTTCCGCCGCACCTATAGTTCAAACTCCATCAAGGTTCGAAATGTGGAGGTTGGTCCCGCTAGCTTTGACAAGATCAAGCTGATCGGCAAGGGCGATGTTGGCAAAGTTTACCTGGTGCGCGAGAAGAAATCGAGCCGCCTGTATGCGATGAAAG TTTTGAGCAAGAAGGAGATGATCAAACGGAACAAGATTAAACGAGCTTTGGCCGAACAAGAGATTTTGGCTACGAGCAACCACCCGTTCATTGTCACCCTGTATCACTCCTTCCAATCGGAGGATTTTTTGTATCTCTGCATGGAGTACTGCAGTGGCGGCGAATTCTTCAGGA CCCTGCAAACTCGCCCCGGCAAGAGCATCTCCGAGGACGCAGCTCGCTTTTATGCCGCAGAGGTTATTGCTGCGCTGGAATATCTCCATCTCATGGGTTTCATCTACCGTGACCTGAAACCAGAAAATATCCTTCTTCACCAGTCAGGTCATATCATGCTTTCTGACTTCGATTTGTCGAAGCAATCTGGACCCGGGGGTGCCCCCACGATGATTCCCGCACGCAGTGGTGGTAACTCCACCACAGGTTTGCCTACAATTGACACCAAGTCATGTATTGCTGATTTCCGGACAAATTCTTTTGTCGGGACTGAAGAATATATTGCACCCGAGGTGATCAAGGGTTGCGGTCATACCAGCGCCGTTGATTGGTGGACCCTTGGCATCCTGATTTACGAAATGTTGTACGGTACTACCCCGTTCAAAGGCAAGAACCGGAACGCTACATTTGCTAGCATTCTGCGCGACGAGGTGAACTTCCCAGAGCACTCCGGTGCGCAGCAGACATCAAGCCTGTGCAAGGCCTTGATCCGCAAACTGCTGATCAAGGATGAAACTAAGCGCCTAGGAGCCCGCGCCGGTGCCTCCGATGTCAAGACTCACCCCTTCTTCCGGCAGACCCAATGGGCGCTCATTCGTCACATGAAGCCGCCTATGATTCCCCACCAGGGACGTGTTGGCACGGATACAGTGAACTTCCGCAACGTCAAGGAGAGCGCTAGCGTGGATATTGGCGGCACCGATTCTACTAAGATGAAGGGTGTTCCAATGGATTCTGGCCTCGCGACTCCGAACGGCGAAGTCAACGATCCCTTCGAGGATTTCAATAGTGTCACTCTGCACCATGAGGGGGATATGTAA
- a CDS encoding Histidine phosphatase superfamily, clade-2, with amino-acid sequence MSTHGLFITLLALQGAVIVSAQGSQSIEKVWGVFAFTVYGDSKPGALTSSRTLTDYGANELSTAASDFRSRYVSGGSDTWVQNISPIILDSKDVNVLSTTDQNIIGSAQAFMQGLYPPLGLMNIPSGQIANGSFAQAPLNGYQYPRIVTVGEADPQSILIEGHAMCGMYDAAEGEYRASDEVQDITRDTEAFYRKLWRLALSGVYDESSATYTNAVPISQYLDYEVVHNDSVFESLNHADILHARSLADQYVWSTNSQQSSSSGSLIRVVSPIAGQTLASSILEAFDLNIQEGGTRQKMTLLFGGDEPAVALSSLVGLANQHQPNFFSRLVRGGSFVFELYSFEDSSDVHPSYPGIDNLFVRFLLHNGTDNTTDFQAYSLFGHSPSRASIPYTEFHSELETFTVASTQEWCLRCNAETVFCNGVLDQSESQPKKNKGMAPGVAGVIGAVITLAVIGITSVIAFLIYRARKGSSPKKGSLGGFKGPGKYASDTDVSFNNPIWRNSKTNDTQPSSGLAAGVEVAVQGHERTGSWEMGQGKGEIESVQRDVLEGRSPFEHEEDWVVHSGLKPVKIRESV; translated from the coding sequence ATGTCGACGCACGGCCTATTCATCACTCTCCTGGCACTTCAGGGCGCAGTGATAGTTTCAGCTCAGGGCTCCCAATCTATCGAGAAAGTATGGGGAGTCTTTGCATTTACTGTCTACGGAGACAGCAAGCCCGGTGCGCTCACAAGCTCTAGAACTTTGACCGACTATGGAGCCAACGAACTCTCTACCGCAGCATCGGACTTTCGTTCTCGTTATGTATCTGGAGGCTCTGATACTTGGGTCCAAAACATATCCCCAATCATTTTGGACTCAAAAGATGTGAACGTGCTCTCGACAACGGATCAGAACATTATTGGCTCCGCCCAAGCATTCATGCAGGGTCTATACCCACCACTCGGCTTAATGAACATACCGAGTGGCCAGATTGCGAACGGATCGTTTGCACAGGCGCCATTGAACGGTTACCAATATCCTCGGATTGTCACTGTCGGCGAGGCGGACCCTCAATCTATTTTAATTGAAGGTCACGCAATGTGCGGCATGTATGATGCCGCCGAGGGCGAATACCGTGCCAGCGACGAAGTCCAGGATATCACACGAGATACAGAAGCTTTTTACAGAAAACTGTGGAGACTAGCATTGTCTGGAGTCTACGATGAATCGTCTGCAACTTACACGAATGCTGTTCCAATCTCACAATATTTGGATTATGAAGTTGTGCATAATGACAGCGTGTTTGAAAGTCTAAACCACGCCGACATTCTTCATGCCCGCTCGCTAGCGGACCAGTACGTATGGAGCACAAACAGCCAACAATCATCTTCCAGCGGGTCCTTGATCAGAGTTGTCAGTCCAATTGCGGGGCAGACATTAGCATCGAGTATTCTCGAAGCCTTCGACCTGAACATCCAAGAAGGTGGAACCCGGCAGAAGATGACCCTGTTGTTCGGTGGCGATGAGCCAGCAGTTGCCCTGTCATCTTTGGTGGGACTCGCAAACCAGCATCAACCAAACTTCTTCTCCCGCCTGGTACGAGGTGGCTCGTTCGTGTTCGAGCTGTACAGCTTCGAAGACAGTAGCGACGTGCATCCATCCTACCCGGGAATCGACAATTTATTTGTTAGATTTTTGCTTCACAATGGGACCGACAACACCACCGACTTCCAGGCGTATTCCCTCTTTGGACACAGTCCCAGTCGTGCCTCAATCCCATATACTGAGTTCCACTCCGAGCTCGAAACATTTACCGTGGCCTCAACTCAGGAATGGTGCCTCCGCTGTAACGCTGAAACTGTTTTCTGCAATGGAGTGTTAGATCAAAGTGAATCTCAGCCAAAGAAGAACAAAGGTATGGCTCCCGGTGTAGCCGGAGTCATTGGCGCTGTTATAACGCTTGCGGTCATTGGAATCACATCAGTCATTGCATTCCTCATATATCGAGCTCGCAAGGGAAGCAGCCCCAAGAAAGGAAGCTTGGGTGGGTTCAAAGGCCCTGGAAAATATGCCAGTGATACTGATGTGTCGTTCAATAACCCAATATGGAGAAACTCCAAGACCAACGACACGCAACCATCTAGTGGTCTCGCCGCTGGAGTAGAAGTTGCTGTACAGGGCCATGAACGTACTGGAAGTTGGGAGATGGGCCAAGGGAAAGGGGAGATTGAGAGTGTCCAGCGCGATGTGTTGGAGGGAAGATCGCCTTTTGAGCATGAAGAGGACTGGGTTGTACACAGTGGTCTAAAACCTGTGAAAATCCGTGAGAGCGTATAG
- a CDS encoding Fatty acid/sphingolipid desaturase: protein MSTPARARDNVFSRREIEGMLAEGKLIVIVDGNVLRLDSWIKYHPGGDMAIKHMIGKDATDEVNALHSQEARQRMSKFQIGRVEGHWTNFLPPIQGGKFRPLTEHEIDEEDLVCSELSSEESSAPPSPIFEAKDDRLGLRRRLSVSTISSAVSVISPTETENKPRAYVIDARTQEEIELDASKYPPLDAEHQEYITKKYRELHHRIRAAGLYNCNYKAYAIEISRYTLFFGLFIFFLKQSWFCTSAFFLGCFWHQLVFSAHDAGHMGITHNYHIDTTIGMIIADYLGGLSLGWWKRSHNVHHIVTNAPEHDPDIELMPFFALSHRFFSSLRSTYYDRVMEFDAVAKFTVKYQHYLYYPILLFGRFNLYFLSWEHIVVGRGPKHGAGWWHRWFEFAGHIFFWIWFGYGVVWCSIPTWFNRVVFVLISHIVTSPLHVQITLSHYAMSTADLGPLESFPQKMLRTTMDVDCPPWLDFFHGGLQFQAIHHLYPRIPRHNLRKTQQFVREFCEDVNIPYAVFTFYDGNKEVIGRLAHVSRQAKLLEECRKACVADPYHLH from the exons ATGTCCACCCCAGCAAGGGCCAGGGACAATGTCTTCTCAAGACGTGAGATCGAGGGCATGCTCGCCGAAGGCAAGTTGATTGTCATTGTCGATGGCAATGTCCTCCGACTAGACTCCTGGATCAAATACCATCCCGGAGGTGATATGGCCATCAAGCATATGATTGGCAAAGATGCCACGGACGAAGTCAATGC TCTCCATTCACAGGAAGCCCGTCAGCGCATGAGCAAATTCCAAATTGGCCGAGTCGAGGGCCACTGGACCAACTTCCTCCCTCCCATCCAAGGTGGCAAATTCCGCCCTTTGACCGAACatgaaatcgacgaagaagacctGGTGTGCTCCGAGCTATCAAGCGAAGAGAGCTCAGCACCACCATCTCCTATCTTCGAAGCCAAGGATGACCGATTGGGCCTAAGACGTAGGCTATCAGTCTCCACAATTTCCTCAGCCGTCAGCGTCATCTCTCCAACAGAAACTGAGAACAAACCACGAGCATACGTGATCGATGCTCGAACTCAAGAGGAGATTGAGCTAGATGCATCCAAGTACCCTCCTCTCGACGCAGAACACCAAGAATACATCACAAAGAAATACCGCGAGCTGCACCATCGCATCCGCGCAGCAGGATTATACAACTGCAACTACAAAGCCTACGCTATTGAGATCTCTCGCTACACCCTCTTCTTTGGGCtattcatcttcttcctcaaaCAATCCTGGTTCTGCACATCtgccttcttcctcggctgtTTCTGGCACCAGCTCGTCTTCTCCGCCCATGATGCTGGCCATATGGGTATCACGCACAACTATCACATTGACACGACCATCGGCATGATCATCGCCGACTACCTAGGGGGCCTAAGTCTAGGCTGGTGGAAGCGCAGCCACAACGTCCACCACATCGTAACCAACGCACCCGAGCACGATCCCGATATCGAACTGATGCCTTTCTTCGCGCTCTCGCACCGCTTCTTCAGCTCGCTCCGCAGCACCTACTACGACCGCGTCATGGAGTTTGACGCAGTAGCCAAGTTCACCGTCAAATACCAGCACTACCTGTACTACCCCATTCTCCTCTTCGGCCGTTTCAACCTCTACTTCCTCAGCTGGGAGCATATTGTCGTTGGACGCGGGCCAAAACACGGCGCGGGCTGGTGGCACCGCTGGTTTGAGTTCGCCGGCCACATCTTCTTCTGGATTTGGTTCGGCTACGGCGTTGTCTGGTGTAGCATTCCGACCTGGTTCAACCGCGTCGTCTTTGTTCTGATCTCTCACATCGTGACATCGCCACTGCATGTGCAGATTACACTCTCACACTACGCTATGTCCACTGCTGATCTCGGCCCGTTGGAATCTTTCCCTCAGAAGATGCTCCGTACGACGATGGATGTAGATTGCCCGCCTTGGTTGGACTTTTTCCATGGTGGTCTCCAGTTCCAGGCTATCCACCATTTGTATCCTCGCATCCCGCGGCACAATCTGCGCAAGACGCAGCAGTTTGTTCGGGAATTCTGTGAGGATGTGAACATTCCCTATGCGGTCTTTACCTTCTATGATGGTAATAAGGAGGTTATAGGTCGCCTTGCGCACGTTTCCAGGCAGGCGAAGCTCTTGGAGGAGTGTCGGAAGGCTTGCGTGGCGGATCCTTATCATCTGCATTGA